One segment of Marvinbryantia formatexigens DSM 14469 DNA contains the following:
- a CDS encoding ABC transporter permease produces the protein MKYLWKKWVMHMKISRKDFTGTGKVYGFTLSQMLKGPANMIMLIIMLLFAAASIPVMALLMGGEKTTSSDITNVYVKNDTGYELNLAEIPIKNETFADTSFTETTEEMKVEDIGPTEVYLHLKRNVVSFEIEAVTAEIRDFSGQELSQCTEAFSTLLDEARYAQQEATPQQIAVLTGGYSVHTSSVSEFLQGGEDNFDARFGVQMVYSIIVLMLCTFVSAYIIQKVIEEKASKLAELLMVSVRPLAMLLGKILAVMTYVFGLIAVLIAAMGISCVITGRFIDISVITGQFAAMEINSESFRLSPLAVLVLLASVLLGYLLVSLLSGLIGTGCSSMEDVEPANMAVVMLVMIGYLAAVIAVAVDTPVVNTAVILLPVVSIFCAPTYYIMGSAGIGMVVLSWLIQLAVIALLAYVCAKVYRDLMMYRGSRLKLGGWIAMLGGKRTKEAQ, from the coding sequence ATGAAATATTTGTGGAAAAAGTGGGTGATGCACATGAAGATTAGCAGAAAGGATTTTACCGGGACAGGGAAGGTGTATGGTTTTACGCTCAGTCAGATGCTGAAGGGACCGGCAAATATGATTATGCTTATAATTATGTTGTTGTTTGCCGCCGCCAGCATTCCTGTGATGGCGCTTCTGATGGGCGGGGAAAAGACGACATCTTCTGATATCACGAATGTTTATGTGAAAAATGATACCGGATATGAGCTGAATCTGGCGGAGATACCGATAAAAAATGAAACTTTTGCAGATACTTCTTTTACGGAAACGACGGAGGAGATGAAAGTAGAGGACATTGGTCCGACGGAGGTATATCTTCATCTGAAAAGAAATGTAGTAAGCTTTGAAATAGAGGCTGTCACGGCGGAGATAAGGGATTTTTCCGGGCAGGAGCTTTCACAGTGTACAGAGGCTTTTTCCACACTTCTGGATGAGGCGCGCTATGCGCAGCAGGAAGCAACACCGCAGCAGATTGCGGTTCTTACCGGAGGGTACAGTGTGCATACCTCGTCAGTATCGGAATTTTTGCAGGGCGGGGAAGATAATTTTGATGCCAGGTTCGGTGTACAGATGGTATATTCCATTATTGTACTTATGCTCTGCACCTTCGTTTCCGCTTATATCATCCAGAAGGTAATTGAGGAGAAAGCGTCAAAGCTGGCGGAGCTTCTGATGGTGAGTGTGAGACCGCTTGCCATGCTGCTGGGTAAAATTCTTGCCGTTATGACCTATGTGTTTGGTCTGATTGCCGTTTTAATAGCCGCAATGGGTATCTCCTGTGTAATTACCGGACGCTTTATCGATATATCCGTAATTACCGGTCAGTTTGCGGCGATGGAAATTAATTCGGAGAGCTTCCGGCTCTCGCCGCTGGCGGTTCTGGTTCTGCTGGCGTCGGTACTGCTGGGGTATCTGCTGGTTTCTCTGCTCAGCGGGCTGATTGGAACCGGATGCTCATCAATGGAGGATGTAGAGCCGGCAAATATGGCGGTGGTTATGCTTGTAATGATTGGATATCTGGCGGCAGTGATAGCAGTTGCCGTGGATACGCCAGTGGTAAATACGGCAGTTATTCTCCTGCCGGTGGTATCCATCTTCTGCGCGCCCACATACTATATTATGGGAAGCGCCGGAATCGGGATGGTTGTGCTGTCGTGGCTGATACAGCTTGCTGTGATTGCGCTTCTGGCATATGTATGCGCAAAGGTATACCGGGATTTGATGATGTACCGCGGAAGCCGTCTGAAGCTGGGCGGATGGATTGCAATGCTTGGCGGAAAACGTACGAAGGAGGCGCAATGA
- a CDS encoding ABC transporter ATP-binding protein, with translation MSLVVRNLSKKYGDKTVVDNLNFEMARPGVFALLGTNGAGKTTSIRMMLNMLSRDSGEVLWNGKPLDTSVCNVGYLAEERGLYPKYTLMDQLIYFAALRGIPKAEAKKRIRYWAERLEVEEYLYPDGGASSRKEALSGNDENKGAADSDRKRSAEKPESKKRARKQAPKKADQLSKGNQQKIQFMTALLPDPDLLILDEPLSGLDPVNTDLFKSIIREEIAKGKYMIMSSHQMATVEEFCTDIIILNRSKTVLQGHLNDIKKSYGRINLSLKTETDVSELIEKAGLTLVAQKECEYQLRVSGEEQANAFLKLLIDHSVSVITFDLREPSLHEIFVEKVGDAHED, from the coding sequence ATGAGTCTGGTTGTAAGAAATCTGTCAAAAAAATACGGGGATAAAACAGTTGTGGATAATCTGAACTTTGAAATGGCACGTCCCGGTGTGTTTGCGCTGCTCGGCACAAATGGCGCCGGAAAGACAACGTCCATCCGTATGATGCTGAATATGTTATCACGGGACAGCGGCGAGGTGCTCTGGAACGGAAAGCCGCTGGATACGTCCGTCTGCAATGTCGGCTATCTTGCGGAGGAACGCGGGCTGTATCCAAAATATACGCTGATGGACCAGCTTATCTATTTTGCGGCGCTGCGCGGCATCCCGAAAGCGGAGGCAAAGAAGCGTATCCGGTACTGGGCAGAACGTCTGGAGGTGGAGGAATATCTCTATCCGGACGGAGGCGCTTCAAGCAGGAAAGAGGCACTCTCTGGTAATGATGAGAACAAAGGTGCAGCGGACTCTGACCGGAAAAGAAGTGCGGAAAAACCGGAAAGCAAAAAACGCGCCAGAAAACAGGCACCCAAAAAGGCGGACCAGCTTTCCAAGGGAAATCAGCAGAAGATACAGTTTATGACAGCGCTGCTGCCGGATCCGGACCTTCTGATTCTGGATGAGCCTCTCTCCGGTCTGGATCCGGTAAACACCGACCTGTTCAAGAGCATTATCCGCGAGGAGATAGCGAAGGGAAAATATATGATTATGTCCAGCCATCAGATGGCAACGGTGGAGGAATTCTGTACGGATATTATCATTTTAAACCGTTCAAAGACTGTTCTCCAGGGGCATCTGAATGATATTAAAAAGAGTTATGGCAGAATCAATCTCTCACTGAAAACGGAGACCGATGTGAGCGAATTGATTGAAAAGGCAGGGCTGACGCTTGTTGCGCAAAAGGAGTGCGAATATCAGCTTCGTGTTTCCGGTGAGGAGCAGGCAAATGCTTTTCTGAAATTGCTGATCGACCATTCCGTCAGCGTTATTACCTTTGATTTGCGGGAGCCGTCGCTGCATGAAATATTTGTGGAAAAAGTGGGTGATGCACATGAAGATTAG
- a CDS encoding DUF2812 domain-containing protein, giving the protein MGQTVRKVKFIMSLMREKFWLEEMAQQGLFLKNINFGVVYTFEKGSPQRLVYDVDRFDLPKYPLLKDIRDKEMFVSLAEEMGWREITHDEDMNYYFCKPYEEDGINEMYDTEEERHVHALKYRDRYRHAAQINYKSVLIFDVFMVFLALMVRSEFPLVLGFVWSMLIMMFGFWCESIAQMCEREFRMGAQEWLRANGKKSDTKKEYRLFLTTRGLTRYLQRQGRDGWHIMRSSAVCYSFEKGPQETWYYTVDSKTSVNRRRRAMHLRKIGDGKDINQQNNDWQVESVKEAEQNGLEFACAYANNQILYRSRQQVDFGKKNMFLYSWLLYWVLFVAVGFILGFITGYIST; this is encoded by the coding sequence ATGGGACAGACTGTTCGCAAGGTTAAGTTTATCATGAGCCTGATGCGGGAAAAATTCTGGCTGGAGGAAATGGCGCAGCAGGGATTATTTTTAAAAAATATTAATTTCGGCGTTGTCTATACCTTTGAAAAGGGAAGTCCGCAGCGGCTGGTTTATGATGTGGACCGGTTTGACCTTCCGAAATATCCTCTGCTGAAGGATATCCGGGATAAAGAAATGTTTGTATCGCTGGCGGAGGAGATGGGCTGGCGGGAAATTACACACGATGAGGATATGAATTATTATTTCTGCAAGCCGTATGAAGAGGACGGTATTAACGAAATGTACGATACGGAGGAGGAGCGGCATGTTCATGCGCTGAAGTACCGGGACAGATATCGTCATGCGGCGCAGATAAATTATAAAAGCGTATTGATTTTTGATGTTTTTATGGTTTTTCTGGCACTTATGGTAAGAAGTGAATTTCCGCTTGTTCTGGGATTCGTGTGGAGTATGCTTATCATGATGTTTGGTTTCTGGTGTGAGAGTATCGCGCAGATGTGTGAAAGAGAATTTCGCATGGGTGCGCAGGAGTGGCTGCGGGCAAACGGGAAAAAGAGCGATACAAAAAAGGAATACCGGCTGTTTCTTACAACCAGAGGACTGACAAGGTATCTGCAGAGGCAGGGCAGAGATGGCTGGCATATTATGCGGAGCAGCGCGGTGTGCTACAGCTTTGAGAAGGGACCGCAGGAGACCTGGTACTATACCGTGGACTCCAAAACGTCGGTAAACAGGAGAAGGCGCGCCATGCACCTCAGAAAAATAGGGGATGGAAAAGATATCAACCAGCAGAATAACGACTGGCAGGTGGAGAGTGTAAAGGAAGCGGAGCAGAACGGACTGGAATTTGCCTGCGCATACGCAAATAATCAGATACTGTACAGGAGCAGACAGCAGGTCGATTTTGGTAAAAAAAATATGTTTTTATATTCATGGTTATTATATTGGGTGCTTTTTGTTGCAGTTGGCTTTATTTTAGGGTTTATTACGGGATATATTTCTACATAG
- a CDS encoding PadR family transcriptional regulator: protein MEQIIKKYIPMTETTYYTLLALKEERHGYAIMQFVRELTEDRIHMGTGTLYTMLGRLVEDGLIVVVSNENGKKVYRLTSTGEEILKMELDRLRRQLRNGEEIYGTDCSQG from the coding sequence TTGGAGCAGATTATTAAAAAATATATTCCAATGACAGAAACTACCTATTATACGCTGCTTGCCCTGAAGGAGGAGCGGCATGGGTATGCTATTATGCAGTTTGTCCGTGAGCTTACGGAAGACCGTATCCATATGGGCACCGGTACGCTTTATACGATGTTGGGACGGCTGGTAGAGGATGGATTAATTGTGGTTGTTTCAAATGAAAATGGTAAAAAAGTGTATCGCCTGACATCGACAGGGGAAGAAATTCTGAAAATGGAGCTGGACCGCCTGCGCAGACAGCTCAGAAACGGGGAGGAAATATATGGGACAGACTGTTCGCAAGGTTAA
- a CDS encoding response regulator transcription factor — protein MDIKIAVIEDDKKLNEGICLSLKEPGRIFFPCRTLAQARQCLQENSLSLILLDVNLPDGSGIDFVREIRAKSRTPIILITVNNMELDIVTGLEAGANDYITKPFSLMVLRARAAVQLRDCTKTDSGISIDEFIFDFDKMLFSKNGQHIELSKTEQRLLRILVENRGAAIRRSYLIDTVWQGDTEYVDEHALTVAVKRLRDKLEDDSANPAYIKTIYGIGYMWAV, from the coding sequence ATGGATATAAAAATTGCTGTCATTGAAGACGATAAAAAACTGAACGAAGGCATCTGCCTTTCTCTGAAGGAGCCGGGGCGCATCTTTTTTCCCTGCCGCACACTTGCGCAGGCACGGCAGTGCCTGCAGGAAAACAGTCTCAGCCTGATTCTTCTCGACGTCAATCTTCCGGACGGCAGCGGCATTGATTTTGTCCGGGAAATACGCGCAAAAAGCCGCACGCCCATCATATTGATTACCGTAAACAATATGGAACTTGACATCGTTACCGGGCTGGAGGCGGGCGCCAACGATTACATCACAAAACCGTTCAGCCTGATGGTTCTGCGGGCGCGTGCCGCCGTGCAGCTTCGGGACTGCACAAAAACAGACAGCGGCATTTCCATCGATGAATTTATCTTTGATTTTGATAAAATGCTGTTTTCCAAAAACGGACAGCACATTGAACTGAGCAAAACGGAGCAGCGCCTGCTGCGCATTCTCGTAGAAAACAGAGGCGCCGCCATCCGCCGGAGCTATTTAATCGATACTGTCTGGCAGGGCGACACCGAATATGTAGATGAGCATGCTCTGACAGTCGCCGTCAAGCGGCTGAGAGATAAGCTGGAGGACGACAGCGCGAATCCCGCATATATTAAAACCATATATGGTATCGGATATATGTGGGCAGTTTGA
- a CDS encoding sensor histidine kinase codes for MLIILSLITVCIITGVFWYILFSRRERRLLARLQKMVDDASAGSLQRSEISETKFSALENSLKKFLNDSQLSAGNRLQQKEVIQSLISDIAHQTLTPISNIMLYADLLKEHTAGPSAEIDTICEQTEKLDFLIQSLVKLSRMENGIISVHPKEEHIGQLFDALRQEFEAKAVEKEIALEIIPSSFSAVFDFRWTREAVGNILDNAIKYTAPGGHIRISSEKYSFFTRLDIADNGIGIAEEELNRIFSRFYRSMDAEDEPGTGIGLYLSREILRMQKGYIKVSSQKGAGSVFSVFLPNVS; via the coding sequence ATGCTGATTATTTTATCTCTTATTACTGTGTGTATTATCACCGGCGTTTTCTGGTACATATTATTTTCCCGCCGCGAGCGGCGGCTTCTTGCCCGTCTGCAGAAAATGGTGGATGACGCATCCGCCGGCAGCCTGCAGCGCAGCGAAATCTCCGAGACAAAATTTTCTGCACTGGAGAACAGTCTGAAAAAATTTTTAAATGACAGTCAGCTCTCAGCCGGAAACCGCCTGCAGCAAAAGGAAGTTATCCAGAGCCTTATCTCCGATATTGCCCACCAGACCCTGACGCCAATTTCCAATATCATGCTGTATGCTGACCTTTTAAAGGAGCATACCGCCGGACCATCCGCAGAAATCGACACTATCTGTGAGCAGACAGAGAAGCTGGATTTCCTGATTCAGTCACTCGTTAAATTGTCGCGCATGGAAAACGGCATTATCAGCGTTCATCCAAAGGAAGAACATATCGGGCAGCTTTTCGATGCGCTGCGCCAGGAATTTGAGGCAAAAGCCGTAGAAAAAGAAATTGCTCTTGAAATTATCCCCTCCTCCTTTTCTGCCGTTTTTGATTTCCGGTGGACGCGCGAAGCAGTCGGAAACATTCTGGATAACGCTATTAAATATACCGCACCTGGAGGACATATCCGCATTTCTTCAGAAAAATATTCCTTTTTTACCCGTCTTGATATCGCAGACAACGGTATCGGCATTGCTGAGGAGGAGCTTAACCGTATTTTTTCACGGTTTTACCGCAGTATGGATGCGGAGGACGAGCCAGGCACCGGAATCGGGCTGTATCTTTCCAGAGAAATTCTCCGTATGCAGAAGGGCTATATAAAAGTAAGCTCCCAAAAAGGAGCCGGGTCCGTATTTTCTGTATTTCTGCCAAATGTCTCATAA
- a CDS encoding ABC transporter permease: MVKVENRKTLWFLTKQFLKINRARNFIAILAIILTSTLFTTLFTGAGSLFLSQLETNKKKYITDCHAIIQQLSSEEGQRAEAVLKDVSFVEKYGKDIFLGIASGENFPYLLELHAGDENSARNRFALPTQGRMPQTKDEIAVSTTVLDALGIPHKTGEKITLPVSVSDGALEEETFTLCGYWKGDLVSQYQFAWVSEDYAQEKLASDNISGNVFSYAVWFKNTRTISENILTLNELSGLSESGRSGNGFSISPAYEIAFSGEGGISVSSIAAFLVVILLAGYLIIYNIFNISVKNDIRTYGLLKNVGTTGKQLKKIVRMQALVLSAAGIPIGLAAGYIAGVLLIPVLTASLNEKTETVSAAHPLIFLFSAAFSLLTVYLSVLQACRIAARVSPVEALRLAENPQTRRKNKKNFSVSCMGMALQNMSGNWKKGVIVMMSIAISLTTLNVAGILISRHNFKDISDLYLAADFQLSKLTSTADFADFHAISPEIRQTLDVCPYAQETGYTYFSRETLSMPEHLRKTYERITDKYLKQWGYDWDETWQEISASNQIPVLYMGISRAVFDQLDWRGEPASWEDFQSGQYVIVNYPYNYYVDKTDYYYKKGDSLTMTYQSGEEKTYEVLEEAMLPYLLDFPYTELISVKVYVPDTEYIACTGDNSAMRAIINAIPGQEKKVQQYIEELILTKDDTFQFTSVLDLKKDFNRYLSKYYIIGGLLAFVLALIGIMNFYNTTATSLISRKKELALLEAVGMTKKQLLGMLVFEGLFYLCGAVIMAGILTFLYSRRFTDRAIPLYAFLPFALMIPVLLFIAWAIPKAQFRKMNRESVVERIRQQ, encoded by the coding sequence ATGGTAAAAGTAGAAAACCGCAAAACCTTATGGTTTCTCACAAAACAATTTCTGAAAATAAACCGGGCGCGGAATTTTATCGCCATCCTGGCAATTATTTTAACATCCACGCTTTTTACCACGCTCTTTACGGGTGCAGGCTCCCTGTTTCTCTCGCAGCTTGAAACAAACAAAAAGAAATATATCACAGATTGTCACGCCATCATCCAGCAGCTTTCTTCTGAAGAGGGACAGCGGGCGGAGGCTGTTCTGAAGGATGTTTCCTTCGTGGAAAAATACGGCAAAGATATATTTCTCGGAATTGCCTCCGGAGAAAATTTTCCTTATCTTCTGGAGCTCCATGCAGGCGACGAAAACAGCGCCCGCAATCGTTTTGCCCTGCCCACACAGGGGCGTATGCCGCAGACAAAGGATGAAATCGCCGTAAGCACCACTGTGCTTGACGCCCTGGGAATTCCTCACAAAACCGGTGAAAAAATAACGCTGCCGGTTTCCGTTTCCGATGGCGCGCTGGAAGAAGAAACCTTCACACTCTGCGGCTACTGGAAGGGCGACCTCGTATCGCAGTACCAGTTTGCGTGGGTCTCAGAGGACTATGCACAGGAAAAACTTGCTTCGGATAATATTTCAGGAAATGTCTTCTCCTACGCCGTGTGGTTTAAAAATACCCGGACCATTTCCGAAAACATCCTCACCTTAAATGAGCTGTCCGGATTATCCGAAAGCGGGCGCAGCGGCAACGGCTTTTCCATAAGTCCCGCCTATGAAATCGCTTTCAGCGGGGAGGGTGGAATTTCCGTTTCCTCCATAGCGGCTTTCCTGGTTGTCATCCTTCTGGCGGGATATCTTATTATTTACAATATTTTCAATATCTCCGTAAAAAATGATATCCGCACCTATGGTCTGCTGAAAAATGTCGGTACCACCGGAAAACAGCTAAAGAAAATCGTGCGTATGCAGGCGCTGGTATTATCCGCCGCCGGCATTCCCATCGGGCTGGCGGCAGGTTATATCGCCGGCGTACTGCTAATCCCCGTTCTGACCGCCTCGCTAAACGAAAAAACAGAAACGGTATCCGCCGCCCATCCTCTGATTTTCCTTTTTTCGGCTGCGTTTTCGCTGCTTACGGTCTATCTGTCTGTTCTGCAGGCGTGCCGCATCGCAGCGCGGGTATCGCCTGTGGAGGCGCTGCGTCTGGCGGAAAATCCGCAGACCCGCAGGAAAAATAAAAAGAATTTCTCCGTTTCCTGCATGGGAATGGCGCTGCAGAATATGAGCGGCAACTGGAAAAAGGGCGTTATTGTCATGATGTCCATTGCCATATCGCTTACGACTCTGAATGTCGCAGGTATTCTTATCAGCCGCCACAATTTTAAAGATATCAGCGACCTCTATCTTGCTGCTGATTTTCAGCTCAGCAAGCTGACCAGCACCGCTGATTTCGCCGATTTTCATGCAATTTCGCCCGAAATCCGCCAGACGCTGGATGTCTGCCCCTATGCGCAGGAAACTGGTTACACCTATTTTTCCAGAGAAACGCTTTCCATGCCGGAACACCTGCGCAAAACCTATGAACGCATTACGGATAAATATCTAAAGCAGTGGGGCTATGACTGGGATGAGACCTGGCAGGAAATCAGCGCCTCCAACCAGATTCCCGTACTTTATATGGGAATTTCCAGAGCAGTCTTTGACCAGCTTGACTGGAGAGGCGAGCCCGCCTCCTGGGAAGATTTTCAGAGCGGACAATATGTGATTGTGAATTATCCCTACAATTACTATGTTGATAAAACAGATTATTACTATAAAAAGGGAGACTCCCTGACGATGACTTACCAAAGCGGTGAGGAAAAGACGTATGAGGTGCTGGAGGAAGCAATGCTGCCGTATCTGCTGGACTTTCCTTACACGGAGCTGATTTCTGTAAAGGTCTATGTCCCTGATACCGAATACATCGCCTGCACCGGAGACAATTCTGCCATGCGCGCTATCATAAACGCCATACCGGGACAGGAAAAAAAGGTGCAGCAATATATAGAAGAGCTTATTCTGACGAAGGATGATACCTTCCAGTTTACGTCTGTTCTTGATTTAAAGAAGGACTTTAACCGGTATCTCAGCAAATATTACATCATCGGCGGTCTGCTCGCCTTCGTGCTCGCATTGATCGGCATCATGAATTTTTACAACACCACCGCCACCTCTCTCATCAGCCGGAAAAAAGAGCTGGCTCTTTTAGAGGCGGTCGGCATGACCAAAAAACAGCTTCTGGGAATGCTGGTTTTCGAAGGTCTTTTTTACCTTTGCGGCGCTGTCATCATGGCGGGTATCCTCACTTTCCTGTACAGCAGAAGATTTACAGACAGAGCCATCCCCCTGTATGCCTTTCTCCCCTTCGCGCTGATGATTCCGGTGCTGCTCTTCATCGCCTGGGCAATTCCAAAAGCCCAGTTCCGGAAAATGAACCGGGAAAGTGTAGTGGAACGCATCCGGCAGCAATAA
- a CDS encoding MATE family efflux transporter, translating into MKQVDFENGKIAQNIARTAFPMLIAQVLSLLYSIVDRIYIGRIPGEGTSALGAVGLCFPVIILITGFTNMFGMGGSPLFSMELGRGNKEKAETIMNTSFRLLVVTALVIMAAGELFAEPLLRLFGASDNAIGYSVVYLRIYLTGTLFSMVTTGMNPFINAQGFPGIGMLSVVVGAVLNLILDPFFIFVLEMGVSGAAVATVISQGCSVIVVARCLFGKKLEQRIYFRKVSRIRDYFPFAGDIVGLGTAPFIMQCTNSLVQIACNSVLMTFGGEIYVSIMTIVSSVRQILDTPVMAVVEGTSPIISYNYGARRATNVRKAIAIMMAVTVPYTFIVWIMILWRPEMFISIFSSDKTLLSDAIPALHLYFFAYIFQALQYSGQTVFKALNKKKQAVFFSLFRKVVMVIPLTYLFPYVCGFGAEGVFMAEPVSNIIGGLACFITMLCIVLPELKKMEAGCKKL; encoded by the coding sequence ATGAAGCAAGTGGATTTTGAAAATGGAAAGATAGCACAGAATATTGCCAGGACAGCGTTTCCTATGCTGATTGCGCAGGTTTTAAGTCTGCTTTACAGTATTGTGGACAGAATATATATCGGAAGGATTCCGGGAGAAGGGACAAGCGCCCTCGGCGCGGTAGGTCTGTGCTTTCCTGTTATTATTTTAATTACCGGCTTTACGAATATGTTTGGCATGGGAGGCTCCCCGCTTTTTTCTATGGAGTTGGGAAGAGGAAATAAGGAGAAAGCGGAAACGATCATGAATACGTCTTTCCGGCTGCTTGTGGTGACGGCGCTGGTTATCATGGCGGCAGGAGAGCTGTTTGCGGAGCCGCTTCTTCGTCTGTTCGGGGCTTCGGATAATGCTATTGGCTATTCGGTAGTTTATCTTCGCATTTATCTGACGGGAACCCTGTTCTCTATGGTTACGACGGGCATGAATCCTTTTATCAATGCCCAGGGATTTCCGGGAATCGGTATGCTGTCGGTGGTCGTTGGGGCGGTGCTCAACCTGATACTGGATCCGTTTTTTATTTTTGTGCTGGAAATGGGAGTCAGCGGAGCGGCAGTGGCTACAGTGATATCCCAGGGCTGTTCTGTAATTGTGGTGGCCCGCTGTCTTTTTGGCAAAAAGCTTGAACAAAGGATTTATTTTCGGAAAGTATCCCGGATTCGGGATTATTTTCCTTTCGCTGGAGATATTGTGGGTCTTGGGACAGCTCCCTTTATCATGCAGTGCACCAATTCGCTGGTGCAGATTGCCTGCAACAGTGTGCTGATGACTTTCGGCGGGGAAATCTATGTGTCTATTATGACAATCGTCTCTTCTGTGCGCCAGATTCTGGATACCCCGGTCATGGCGGTAGTGGAAGGAACCTCACCTATTATAAGCTATAATTATGGAGCCAGGCGGGCCACAAATGTGCGCAAAGCCATTGCTATTATGATGGCAGTCACGGTTCCCTATACTTTTATTGTATGGATTATGATATTATGGAGACCGGAAATGTTTATCTCCATATTCAGTTCAGATAAGACATTACTTTCGGATGCTATTCCGGCGCTGCATCTGTATTTTTTTGCGTATATCTTTCAGGCGCTGCAGTACAGCGGACAGACCGTGTTTAAGGCGCTGAACAAAAAGAAACAGGCAGTGTTTTTCAGCCTTTTCAGAAAGGTAGTTATGGTCATTCCGCTGACGTATCTGTTTCCTTATGTGTGTGGATTCGGGGCAGAAGGGGTATTTATGGCTGAGCCTGTGTCCAACATCATTGGAGGGCTGGCATGCTTTATTACGATGTTATGTATTGTTTTGCCGGAGCTTAAAAAAATGGAAGCGGGATGTAAGAAACTCTGA